In Helianthus annuus cultivar XRQ/B chromosome 3, HanXRQr2.0-SUNRISE, whole genome shotgun sequence, a single window of DNA contains:
- the LOC118490406 gene encoding uncharacterized protein LOC118490406, with translation MSKGSNNDPVPTSTEQMKEIIAEEVGKAIEGSLSGFIDKIQSTVLSLVEERVKRLEDTVNLMKDKTGERKGCSCKEFMACKPPIYNGKVDPIICQRWLSDVEGVFERTHCDVGDFVAYGTGQLRNQAKDWWDNKKKEIGAEAARVMTWDEFKVPFLKHHSPKAVINRIKEEFIQLRQRGESIDKITNIFMDKLRFCDEEIELKKQVKRGERRAHDVNPSPTKKARTGESGKKVDTNGGSPSCKVCGKGHKGECRFSDKPCPICNKTGHTASLCPGKVFVCYKCYQPGHKKSECPDLVGKRDVKESPAEAPKAKARSFQLTAAEAKTEPDVVSGIFRNII, from the exons atgtcgAAAGGGAGCAATAATGATCCGGTGCCGACGAGtaccgaacaaatgaaagaaatAATTGCCGAAGAAGTAGGAAAGGCAATTGAAGGAAGTCTATCCGGGTTTATAGACAAGATTCAAAGCACGGTGTTGTCGCTTGTTGAAGAGCGAGTTAAAAGGTTGGAGGATACTGTCAACCTTATGAAAGACAAAACTGGAGAACGTAAAGGGTGCTCATGTAAGGAATTCATGGCGTGTAAACCACCAATCTATAACGGGAAAGTCGACCCGATAATTTGCCAAAGATGGTTGAGTGACGTCGAAGGAGTGTTTGAACGAACCCACTGTGACGTAGGTGACTTTGTTGCTTACGGAACCGGCCAATTGAGAAatcaagccaaggattggtgggacaatAAGAAGAAGGAGATCGGAGCCGAAGCGGCAAGGGTTATGACTTGGGATGAGTTTAAGGTGCCGTTCCTTAAACACCATAGCCCCAAGGCAGTTATCAATAGGATCAAGGAGGAATTTATCCAGTTAAGACAAAGGGGAGAATCGATTGATAAGATCACGAACATTTTCATGGATAAGCTGAGGTTTTGTGACGA GGAAATCGAGTTGAAGAAGCAAGTCAAAAgaggtgaacgaagggcacatgATGTGAATCCAAGCCCGACAAAGAAAGCCCGAACTGGAGAATCGGGAAAGAAGGTGGATACTAACGGTGGGTCGCCAAGTTGTAAAGTGTGCGGGAAGGGACACAAAGGGGAGTGTCGGTTCAGCGACAAGCCATGCCCCATATGCAATAAGACGGGGCACACGGCCTCGCTATGCCCGGGAAAAGTCTTTGTTTGCTACAAATGTTATCAACCCGGCCACAAAAAGTCCGAATGTCCGGACTTAGTTGGAAAGAGAGATGTTAAAGAATCCCCAGCAGAAGCTCCCAAAGCGAAGGCTAGGTCCTTCCAACTCACCGCGGCTGAAGCAAAGACAGAACCcgatgtggtttcag